The following coding sequences lie in one Cyanobacterium sp. Dongsha4 genomic window:
- the dps gene encoding DNA starvation/stationary phase protection protein Dps — translation MNAKLYDTRLDLSTEIREKVVEILNLTLATTLDLKTQTKQAHWNVKGNDFFQLHELFDEMAGELEEYVDMVAERVTALAGVALGTARVASQTSLLQEYPLEITAGLDHVSALADRYATYAAHVREAISKTDDLGDADTADLYTEISRTIDKRLWFLEAHLH, via the coding sequence ATGAACGCTAAACTATACGATACTCGTCTTGACTTAAGTACAGAAATAAGAGAAAAAGTAGTAGAAATTCTCAATCTCACATTAGCAACAACGCTGGACTTAAAAACTCAAACCAAACAAGCCCACTGGAATGTAAAAGGTAATGACTTCTTTCAACTTCATGAACTCTTTGACGAGATGGCGGGAGAATTGGAAGAATATGTGGACATGGTGGCAGAAAGAGTTACCGCATTGGCAGGAGTTGCTTTAGGCACGGCTAGAGTTGCGTCTCAAACCTCACTTTTACAAGAATATCCGTTAGAGATTACCGCAGGTTTAGATCATGTTTCTGCTTTAGCTGATCGTTATGCTACTTATGCGGCTCATGTGCGAGAGGCTATATCTAAAACTGATGATTTAGGCGATGCAGATACGGCAGACTTATACACAGAAATATCTCGTACTATTGATAAGCGTCTTTGGTTTTTAGAAGCTCATTTACACTAA
- a CDS encoding cation:proton antiporter: MLQDILLILGFGYFGGEFARRLKIPPLVAMIFTGILLGNQVTNLLSNNILQSADDLRVIAVVIILMKAGLGLDRQKLKSQGSVALRLGILPALGEAIAVSILAVIFLDFDWVTGLLLGCILGAESPAVIVPGMLRLKSLGWGVKKGIPDAILTGSALSDVLLLLIFSLLMGLLTRDGNNLGWQWLPLQFSGQIIGGVVIGWLASKILVWLIVKQKLTENTLQETIVTGCLTLFLVIISERYNFFSGYLAVMSTGFFLIEFSSPLARCLRNGFDVLWQVAQIFLFVLLGATIPLNVLGSSFGKGLIIIILGTLIGRMAGWYLSTWKSNWNQKEKLFLLAGNSAKATVQAAIASIPLAQGITGGEEILAIAALSILVTAPLGAWAIPTFAPLLLTKGEVDPTKVSVDDHVILLSAIDDSPLTTPVLTKTAEIARRSNAEVIVLHIIDDSQNNNLENLKEKITTLLADINYQLLIVEGVITEEILRVSQEFRVKEIIMGKRGHKNWHDILIGSVSQTVLESSPIPVIIIEQ; encoded by the coding sequence TTGTTACAAGATATTCTACTAATTCTTGGATTCGGTTACTTTGGGGGAGAATTTGCCCGTCGTCTCAAGATTCCTCCTTTAGTTGCTATGATTTTCACTGGGATTCTTCTCGGTAATCAAGTTACAAATCTTCTAAGTAATAATATATTGCAGTCTGCCGATGATTTAAGGGTAATTGCTGTTGTTATTATTTTGATGAAAGCGGGGTTAGGTTTAGATCGACAAAAGTTAAAATCACAAGGCTCTGTTGCTTTAAGATTGGGCATTCTACCCGCTTTAGGAGAGGCGATCGCAGTTTCTATTTTAGCGGTGATATTTTTGGATTTTGATTGGGTGACAGGATTGTTATTGGGATGTATTTTAGGGGCGGAATCTCCTGCGGTAATAGTGCCGGGGATGTTACGGTTAAAGAGTTTAGGTTGGGGAGTAAAAAAAGGGATACCTGATGCAATTTTAACGGGAAGTGCTTTATCTGATGTTTTGTTATTGTTGATTTTTAGTCTATTGATGGGCTTATTGACTAGGGATGGGAATAATCTGGGGTGGCAATGGTTGCCGTTGCAATTTTCAGGGCAAATTATCGGCGGTGTTGTTATCGGTTGGTTAGCTAGTAAGATTTTAGTGTGGTTGATAGTTAAGCAGAAGTTAACTGAAAATACCTTGCAAGAAACAATAGTTACGGGTTGCTTGACTTTATTTTTGGTGATTATAAGTGAGAGATATAACTTTTTCTCTGGTTATCTGGCGGTAATGTCAACAGGATTTTTCTTAATTGAATTTTCTTCTCCTTTAGCCCGTTGTTTACGCAATGGTTTTGATGTTTTATGGCAAGTAGCCCAAATTTTCTTGTTTGTCTTATTGGGGGCAACCATTCCCCTTAATGTTTTAGGTAGCAGTTTTGGAAAAGGATTAATAATAATAATTCTTGGCACTTTAATCGGTAGAATGGCTGGTTGGTATCTCTCCACATGGAAAAGCAACTGGAATCAAAAAGAAAAACTCTTTCTCCTTGCGGGTAACTCCGCTAAAGCCACTGTACAAGCTGCGATCGCATCTATTCCTTTAGCACAAGGCATTACAGGAGGAGAAGAAATATTAGCCATAGCCGCCTTATCAATTTTAGTTACAGCCCCCCTTGGTGCATGGGCGATTCCCACTTTTGCACCTCTTTTATTAACTAAGGGTGAAGTTGATCCCACCAAAGTATCTGTTGATGATCATGTTATATTACTAAGTGCGATCGATGATTCCCCTTTAACCACTCCTGTTTTAACAAAAACCGCAGAAATAGCCCGTCGTAGCAATGCTGAAGTGATAGTATTGCATATTATTGATGATAGTCAGAATAATAACTTAGAGAATTTGAAGGAGAAAATCACCACATTACTAGCAGATATAAACTATCAACTTTTAATCGTAGAAGGGGTAATAACAGAAGAAATATTAAGAGTTAGTCAAGAATTTCGGGTAAAAGAAATAATTATGGGCAAAAGAGGACATAAAAACTGGCATGATATTTTAATTGGTTCTGTTTCTCAAACAGTTTTAGAATCAAGTCCTATTCCTGTAATTATCATTGAGCAGTAA